The following nucleotide sequence is from Coffea eugenioides isolate CCC68of chromosome 3, Ceug_1.0, whole genome shotgun sequence.
ATATTTGAAATATCAGGTTTGGTGAAAGAATAGAACGCGAATGGAAATATGTGAAAAACACAGATAttctaatttcttttttaaGGTTAAGAATGAAGCAAAATTATAATCAAATCGGAAGTAGTTGTAATTAACATAAATTCCGAAGGCAAAGAATGAAGTAAAATTATAGTCAAATGCATGGGAAGTAATTGTAATTACCATAAAGTCTGAAGTAAGGAAAGTATCTTGGAACATTTAAATCAAATACTAGAAAATGCGTTCAGAAAATATCTTCAGTAGGTTAACCAAACATAGGAAAATTATGACAATGAAATCATTTTCCTAGAAAATGACTTGCACTGACAACATTTTTCCAAGGGAAAATATTTTACGCCCAACCAAATATGCACCGTCGAAGTTATTAGGGGCGGACCCCGACTGGTTCCATCCTTGAAGATAGTAGTTAGAACTCCAAAATTGTCAAAGTGGAACGCACCAGTCAAGTCGGCTAATTTAATGCAGCATTCGCTTCTTGTCCTTGACAAGAGCTTAGAATTTGAATCAGGACTACAACTTGATGACGAAGTCATCACATGCTATGATGCTATCACAACTAGAAGGCATTAATCGCGGGATGCATGATACCAAAAGACTTAATTGACAGAGCGTAAATTGTAGTGCATTTATAGGTATAAGTTGCTAATTAACTATGTTATTTGAGCTTTATCTTGAATAGAAACTACTTAATTTTATTCTTATATTATTTTAATAGGTCAAGAGTTCAATtggaaagaaaataaacaaaaaacgTGACACGAAGAAGCAATAGAAgaagaaaatatgaagaataAGAGGTTTTGCAGTACTGACAGGTTTCAATATTTTGCCAATAACTTGAGGTACACAAAtcagattgagatgattcttcaTTCAATTTGAAGTTGAGAGAATGTTCTACCATTCTTATGAGACATCAAAGTCTGATTCTCATGTTTTTTTAGCCAAAAGTCCAAATTACTGAAGTACAGTTGCACTGCGACGTTCATGCTATGATGACGAAGTCCAAATTACTGAAGTACAATTCTTATGATGACTACAACTTGACGACGAAGTCATCACATACTGTGAGGCTCTCACAACTAGAAGACATAAATCGTGCGATGCATGATACCAACAGACTGAATAACATGCCCATTTAAGGCATATATTCTTGTTTTGTAAATGGTTATTTGATTCATTTATATGGTGTGATTCCTTCTGAATGGGTAGAGCGTCAGAATTATGTAAGCAAAATAACAAGTGACATTAGAAGACCCCCATATGACTGTTGGCTTGGAATAAATATCGAGAAGATTAAAGAAATTTCCTTTACTGTTATTCTTTTACGATGATAATTTACTGCATCAAAAACCTCTCTTCTTTTACTAAAGATAAAAAAATCAGGTTGGCTGGTTTTACAAAAAATCATTAGGATGTAACAACAACGGAAATATAAAGAGGAAATTCCCTCTAGAATATAGAATAACAGAAGGATGTCACTGTTGATAACTTTACATatagtggatttttttttttttttttttttgggaaaaagagGCTGCTTATCAATTTCAAAGCCGAGGCATGCCACTGGCGCAAGGTGGTTCTTACAAATTGACATCAATCAAGGTGGAAAGACTGGAACTGAGTACTCTCAACATAACGGTCAAGTGCTTGCAGATTGAGCTACACGCACATCGGCGTGCAAATATTCTGTTGAATCTCTTCCCTTGCATTTGGAGTCAGTGTCACCCCAGAAGATCTCCTACTTGTCACAAAAGGTTCCATGaacttttgcaattttggacagtCTTGGATGATAAACTTTGGCGAACTTGGTAGATCAAGCATTTTCTGAGGCAATGATTCTAGCAAAGGGCAAGCTGTAATCTTCACTTCTTCCAAAGAAGAAAGGTTTGACATTGTATCAGGAAAGTGAGCCAGATCCTGGCAGTGTGCAATATTCAGCGTCTGGAGGGTTGTAAGATATCCAACTTCTGTGGGCAGCGACTGGAGTCTGTGACAGTGTATAACACTCAAATACTTTAGAGATGTGAAACCACGGATTTTCTCATTCAACCGTGAGATCAAATCACCACAATCATAGATGGTCAATGTTGTAACAGAACCAAATCCAGTTTCTGAGAGGAGAAACACAGGTTGCTGGGAAAGTTGAAATTCAAAAACAAGCAGAGTTGAGAGGGATGTCAGATTAGAAATCGAATCCAGTAGCTGCTCACTGCTGTTCCACAGAGCCAAACTCTTGAGATATGGAATTGATGGCAAGTTGATTAACTTGCTGCATCCCATCACAGTTAGAGTTTCAAGGCAAGGAAAACTTCGGTTGTACCAATTGCTTGATGATTCTTGGACTGTGCTGAAGCTTTCGATTTTATCTTTCCCGCGACATTTCCATTCAGATAAATTAGGCATATCAAAAAGTTCAAGTTGCTTTAGAGATGGGAAACTAGAAGAATCACCGTGACCATAAAATTCATCCCCTATGCTGTGAACTTCTGTCATACCTCTGTGTTGCGGAAGCCCTACCAAAGTTAAGGTATAACGAGTAAATTATTGTACCTAAAATTGCAAAATGGTAATTCCCAGGAAATATTTGGTGAGGCACACTGGCCTGCTTAAGTACCAATTTCCTAGACAGAATCACCTATATATGCACTTAATTGCACAATAACTCACTACAAATATACCTACAAATATAGCTACTAAATAGACAATAAAATAGAACACCAGAATTTAACGAGGTTCGGCTAATTTGCCTACGTCCTCGGACACTACCGACAATTTAATATTTCACTAGaagaaatattacaaagagagagaagaaagcaAGTTATTGGCTCTTGCTTGGTGTACTTGAATTGGTTTGTTTGAGAGCTATTTATAGTTCTCAAACAACCTCTCAAATGTTAAACTTAACCGATGTGGGATTTAGAAACTTAGGCCAAAGAATTCAAAGTCCTcaattttggcttgaaaaagtcatcaattgaggcttggctttgaattcaacaaatctccaccttggcataatttctaatcccaccaaaaatacaaattttttttccctcaaattCGGTGGTGTCTTCAAATGCGTTGTCAAGCGCCAATCTTCAAGTCGTGCACAACatttatcaaattcaaacaatgttGGAATTTGATAGTTGTCACAACCTTCGTAAGCATATCAGCAGGATTCTCCTTGGTCTGAATCTTTTGAAGTAGTATCGTACTATCTTCCAAAATCTTCCTCACAAAATGATACCGTACGTCGATATGCTTCGTCCTTGCATGATAAACTTGGTTCTTTGCTAAATGAATAGCACTCTGACTATCACAATGAACTTTGATAGACTTCTGTCCAATTTCCAATTCATCAAGCAATCCATGAAGCCAAATTGCTTCCTTAACAGCTTCCGTAACTGCCATATACTCCGCCTCTGTAGTAGACAAAGCAACTGTTGACTGTAAGGTAGACCTCCAACTGACTGGTGCCTTAGCAAGTGTAAAAACATACCCAGTCGTTGATCGACGTGTATCTTGATCTCCTGTGTAGTCGGAATCACAATATCCAACTACGCCTTGACCAATCTTCTCATCCCGCTCAAATACTAATCCAACATCTACGGTGTTCAAAATATACCGTAAAATCCATTTCACAGCTTGCCAATGCTCCTTGCCAGGATCATGCATGTACCTGCTCACAACTCCAACTGCTTGTGAAATGTCGGGCCTTGTACACACCATAGCATACATCAAGCTACCCACCGCATTTGCATACGGTACCTTTGCCATATATTCTCGTTCTGCATCATTCTTTGGAGATAACGATGCACTAAACTTGAAATGAGGAGCAAGTGGAGTACTAACAGGTTTAGTCTTTTCATTCATACCAAACCTCTTTAATACTTTACTAAGATACTCTTTCTGTGTCAAATAAAGCCTCCCCAATCTTCTATCTCTACTTATCTCCATGCCGAGAATTTTCTTGGCTTCGCCGAGATCCTTCATTTCAAACTCCCGACTCAaatgagatttcaatttttcaatCTCACCTTGATCCTTGGAAGCTATCAacatatcatcaacataaagaAGAAGATATATGTAGGATCCATCTCGTAGCTTGCGCAAATATACACAATCATCATATTTGCTTCTTGTGTACCTTTGCCCCATCATAAACTTGTCAAATCGCTTATACCACTGTCTTGGAGACTGCTTCAATCCATACAACGATTTGTCAAGCTTGCATACCATCTTTTCTTTACCAGCAACTTTGAATCCTTCTGGCTGAGTCATGTAGATTTCCTCTTCCAAGTCACCATGTAAAAACGCAGTTTTTACATCTAATTGGACAAGTTCCAGATCCAATTGTGCTACCAAAGCCAATAAAATTCTGATGGAGGAATGTTTCACGACTGGAGAAAACACTTCGTTGTAATCAATTCCCTCCTTCTGAGCGTAGCCTTTAGCCACCAATCTTGCTTTGTAGCGAACACCAGACTTGTCAGGAAATCCTTCCTTCTTTGCATATACCCACTTGCATCCGATTGCCTTCTTTCCCTTTGGAAGACTGGTTAGCCTCCATGTTTGATTCTTATGAAGGGAATGTACTTCTTCATCCATTGCAATCCTCCACTTTTCTTTATCCGAACTTTGAGCTGCTTCATTGAAAGTGGCAGGAATATCAACATTTATGGTTGGGGATGCATAGGCCACTATATCAGCAAAACGAGCAGGTTTTCTGATTGTCCTCTTTGGCCTACTGGTTGCAATTGATTCATGTTGCTGTGAAAGTTCTTCAACTGGAACATTTTCTTCAGTTGATTCTTCTTCTACCATAGGAGTCCTTTCATCTACTCCGATATCCACTGCTGGTCTGATAATGCTTCTTTCAAACTCCATCTGCTTAGGAGTGCTCTCCACCTGTTGGGGAGTACTATCATTCTGCTGTACATCTACCTTTGTTAACATGGTAGATTCATCAAAGGTGACATCCCTGCTGAAAACTATCTTTTTCGTTTCGGGACACCAAAGGCGATAACCTTTAATGCCTGTTGTGATCCCCATAAAGAGTGCCTTCTTCGCCCTTGGATCCAACTTTGATTCTTTAACATGATAATATGCAGTAGAACCAAACACATGTAAGGAATCATAATCTGTAGCAGGTTTTCCCGACCATTTCTCTAATGGCGTTTTGCCGCCAATAGCAGTTGATGGTAAGCGATTAACGAGGTGATTTGCATATGCTAAAGCCTCAGCCCAAAATTGTCTGCCCAACTCAGCATTGGACAACATACACCGAACTTTCTCCACCAATGTCCGATTCATACGCTCTGCCACCCCGTTTTGCTGTGGTGTATCTCTGACTGTGAAGTGCCGAACAATGCCTTCATTTTCACAGACCTCCATGAACGGATCACTAGTGTATTCACCTCCGTTGTCTGTTCGAAGGCGTTTGATCTTTCTTTCTGTTTGAGTTTCCACCATCTTTTTCCACTTGATGAAAATTCCCAATACTTCACTTTTCGCCTTCATAGTATACACCCATACTCTTCGAGAAAAGTTATCGACAAAGGTAACAAAATAATTCTTGCCTCCCAaagaagttgttttggaaggtCCCCACACATCAGAGTGCACataatccaaaatacccttggtaTCGTGAATTGCAGTGCCAAATTTTACCCTTGTCTGCTTTCCTTTGACACAATGCTCGCAAAAATCTAACTTGCAAACACTGGCTCCTTTTAATAGTCCTTGATTCATCAGAAGATTCAAAGATTTTTCTCCGGCATGCCCTAAGCGCATATGCCATAATCTGGTTACTTTCAATTCTCGATCATCACTGGAAGCCACGGCCGCTACTCCAACAACTGCATTACCTTGATAGTAATACAAGTTATTATTTTTCCGGATTCCTTTCACCAGCACCAATGCACCTGAAATGATTTTCATCACTCCATTATATGCCGACACCTTGTAGCCCATTGATTCTAGTACTCCCACAGAAATGAGGTTCTTTTTCAATTCTGGCACATATCGGACATCAGTTAGAATCTTAATTGATCCATCCTGATTCCTCAGCCGAATTGAACCAACCCCATTTGTTGCTAATGTGGTCTCATCTGCCGTGTAGACGACTCCACCTTCTTTTTCCTTGAAATCAAAGAACCATTCTCTATTGGACGTCATATGATGGCTACAACCTGAGTCCAATAGCCATGTACTAGAATGACCAGTAGGCATGACAGCTAATGAAAAATCTGAGTTTTGATCAATGCACTCAGATACATTTGAATCCGCAACAGCTTTTTCTTTGTCAGGTCTACCCTTCAGTTTTGGACAGTCCTTCTTCCAGTGCCCTTTCTCTCTGCAAAAGGCACACTCATCTTTACTTAGTCTGGCTCTTGACTTGGATCTTCTTCTCGTCCCCTTTCTCTGGTTTTGTGAGCGTCCTCTAGTTACCAGAGCTTCTGCTGCTCCATCTCTGCtattttgcttgtcttttcttCTGAGCTCATAGCTGTACAGGGCAGAGCTAACTTCACTGAGGGACACCTCAGCTTTCCCATGGAGTAGAGTTGTTTCAAGATGCTCAAACTCCTCAGGAAGAGATCCCAACAACATGAGAGCCAAATCTTCGTCTTCAAATGTCACATCTAAATTCATCAGATCAGTGATTAactgattgaaattagtgatgtgATCACTTAGAGTTGTGCCAGGAACATAAGTGAAGCGAAATAAACGCTTCTTCATGTTGAGCCTGTTCTGacaatttttcttcaagaacttCTCCTCCAATCCAGTCCATAATTTATTTGCAGAGGTTTCTTTTGAGAACACATATTTTTGTTCCCTTGAAAGACACGATCGAATTGTACCACACGCTAAACGATTTAGCGTCCTCCATTCCTTCTCTTCAATCTCTTCTGGTTTCTCTTTTTCGATGGCAATGTCTAGACCTTGATTAAAGAGCGCGTCTAGAATCTCACTTTGCCACATGCCGAAATGACCGGTACCATCAAATGTCTCCACATTTAATTTTGTATTCGTCATAACATTTCTCGCCATAATAGATAATGACGAGCTTGTTGATGCTTGCATTGTAGATGAAGATCTACTTTCGGCCATCTCTACAAATTATATTTAGTAGCTCCTAAATGTAGAGTAACAATAGCCCAAGAAATCTTTTCTGATGTGGAAGATCAGACCATGCTGCAACCACAGAGCATACTAAGAAACCtcgagctctgataccaattgttgcGGAAGCCCTACCAAAGTTAAGGTATAACGAGTAAATTATTGTACCTAAAATTGCAAAATGGTAATTCCCAGGAAATATTTGGTGAGGCACACTGGCCTGCTTAAGTACCAATTTCCTAGACAGAATCACCTATATATGCACTTAATTGCACAATAACTCACTACAAATATACCTACAAATATAGCTACTAAATAGACAATAAAATAGAACACCAGAATTTAACGAGGTTCGGCTAATTTGCCTACGTCCTCGGACACTACCGACAATTTAATATTTCACTAGaagaaatattacaaagagagagaagaaagcaAGTTATTGGCTCTTGCTTGGTGTACTTGAATTGGTTTGTTTGAGAGCTATTTATAGTTCTCAAACAACCTCTCAAATGTTAAACTTAACCGATGTGGGATTTAGAAACTTAGGCCAAAGAATTCAAAGTCCTcaattttggcttgaaaaagTCATCAATTGAGGCTTGGCTTTGAATTCAACACTCTGATGCTTAGATCGTTTAGGTATGGGAGATCTCCAAGGGGTGGAAGCTTTCTGCAACTACAATTAGCCAGCGAAAGTTTCACCAAATTAGGCAAGTATTGGTTCCTCAGCCAAGATGGGGATGTCAACCCTTTGTATCCTGTTATTTCCAAAACTTTCAAGTGAGGGGTTGGCCTGAGTTTCTCCAATATGTCATCCAAAACTGAAGTGACAGAATCTGTGTCTTCACCCCATGATAATGCCAAGGAGATAATGCCAGCCTTCTCGTGGAGTTTTGCTTCAGAAGCATCTTCTGCACATTTAACAAACTTGAGATTCTTGATCTCTAATCTTTCTCTTAGTTCCAAGCTCCGCAACTCACACAGGCCAGCGGAGCCATCCATGTTATTCACTAGAAATACGGGTAACCTTTGCAGAAACTTGAGTTTCCCTATCCCGAGAGGGATATGGATTAACAAAGGACAGGATTGGAAATCAAGATTCCTGAGGTTTGTTAACTCACAAATAGCTCTTGGTATTTCTTGGAAATCATAGCAGTCTACTAATTCCAGTGTCTGCAAGTTCCTTAGGTTACTGATCGACTCTGGCAATGTTTTGATGTGAGTGTGAGAAAGATTCAGGTACCTAAGATGCTTCAAATTACCGATGGCTTTTGACAGTTTTCGAATGCCACTCTGACTTAAATCCAACACTCTCAAGCAGACAAGGTTTTGGAGCAGTTTAGGATTAGAGTCAAACTTACAAGATAATAAAAGCAGTGTCCGTAGGTTGGTGGCTTCATTCAGTGATTCAGGGACAGTTGATGTTTCAGACTTTCCGACTAAAGAGGAATGTCGAAGTTCCTTGGACACAACCTGCGAATCTCCAGTTTCTAAAATTGAGCACCCAACGCTGGCAACGGACTGGGCAAGATCATGCACTAGATCATGCATTCTGCAATCTCGGATTTCCCCAAATTCATCTCTGGTTATCTGTACAAAAAATGATCGCTCTATTAACTCCATGAAGTACCCGTTTGCAGCATCCTCTGGCCTTCTGCTTCCCTTTCCTGATCTGACAAAACCTTCAGCAATCCACAACTGGATCAGCTTCTCTCTATAGATCTTATGATTTTTTGGAAATATGGAACAATAAGCAAAACATTGCTTCAGATGTGACGGTAGATGATTATAGCTCAGCCTTAAAACAGAGAAAAAATGATTCTCCAATTCAGGTAAATTCCCTATGTTTTCTTCCATGAAGAAAAGCCACTCACGGGCTTTCTCTTTGGATCCCATTAGACCGGCCAAGCTCTTGATTGCAAGAGGCAATCCTCCACATCTTTGAACAATTCTTCGTCCAATCTCTTCCAATTCAATATTTTCTCTATTGTGAATGGATTTAAATGCAAACTTCCTGAAAAGACTCCAGGAATCTTCTTCATCCAGAGGTCCTAGGTAGTAAGGCAGGACCGTGCCACTGAGTCTTGCAACCGTCGTATTTCTTGTGGTGACTACAACTGCTGATCCACGAAGTGCTGCTCCAAGAAATCCCCGAGACATCATGGACCATTTCAAGCTATCTTCATTCCAAACATCATCCAAGACAAGCAGGATTCTTTTTTGTAATATGCTACGACGAAGGGTCTCTTGTAGAACCTCCAAGCTGGAAAGATTTTTGGCCTCATGATTTATCTGTTCAATTATAGCCTTGGCAATTTTTATGAGGTCGAAATCCTCACCAACTGAGACCCACATTTTGCGCTCAAAGTGACCTGATGCGTATAAATCGTTGTATATTAGCTGTGCAAGAGTCGTCTTACCGACTCCCCCCATGCCGACTATTGGAATCACTGTCAGTTGATTCTCATCACTTGACTCGAACAGGACGGACAAGATGTTTTCTTTGTCGAATTCCCTTCCAACGACATCAGAATCAATCATGAACGAACTTGAGAGGCGATGAACACCTTGAGCACGAGCTGAATGACTTTCTTCCACTGGTCCTTTTAGAGTGTAAGCATCAATGATCCTTTTGAACTCCGCACCAGTCTTCAGAAGTGAACCCAGATTTTTTTCTATCTTTTCCAGCTTGCCGCCTAGCCTGAAGCCAAATATTAGATGCTTGATGAAGAACGAAAGCAAGAAAGTACCACGAGCCTTGTGCCTTTTCGTGCAAAGATTGTATTCATCGAAAAGGTCATCAGCTTCATATGCAGCGTTCTTGATTTCAGTTATCCAGCACTTGAGTGCTTCATTATCCTCGGAATGCATCTCTGCTTCCTGGACCAATGTTTGAACCCGTGCCAAAGTGAGGCGCAGCTTTCTTAAAATCTCACTGTTGGGAAGGCCAGCCAGCACGTATAGCCTGTCAGACAGAAGCTGGAGAAGAGGAGATGCAACGGTGTCTGCCATTGAAGACCACTTCCAATTTTAAGCTGCCTTCGTTACTTGggttctttctctttctttgggTGGTTTGGTGATCAATTTCTCCTCGCGTGCAACCTCTATGTAGCTACATTTGTCAAGACAAATTACAAGTCAATTCACAAGTAAAGGATTGGGTGATTCAGGGAAATGAGTGCATGTGAGACGCCTTGAAATTTGAACTATTTCactttcattaaaaaataataaataaatgtcAAATAGCACAaacaatttaaaaataataaatataaatgtcAAATGGCACGAAACATGGTGTGGGACTAAGACCCCAAACCATCCCGTAGCGGAATTGATATATCAGTATtattaaataatttaaattaattattttgaacCCATAATTCCCCTCGAAAGTTATTGGGTAAAAAATCTAGATGTCCCTCGATTAATTTCTAGCACTCCAACAATTAAGTGCCTAatattccccctccaacttaaaAAATGTTAATTTCA
It contains:
- the LOC113764576 gene encoding putative disease resistance protein RGA3 isoform X2; translation: MADTVASPLLQLLSDRLYVLAGLPNSEILRKLRLTLARVQTLVQEAEMHSEDNEALKCWITEIKNAAYEADDLFDEYNLCTKRHKARGTFLLSFFIKHLIFGFRLGGKLEKIEKNLGSLLKTGAEFKRIIDAYTLKGPVEESHSARAQGVHRLSSSFMIDSDVVGREFDKENILSVLFESSDENQLTVIPIVGMGGVGKTTLAQLIYNDLYASGHFERKMWVSVGEDFDLIKIAKAIIEQINHEAKNLSSLEVLQETLRRSILQKRILLVLDDVWNEDSLKWSMMSRGFLGAALRGSAVVVTTRNTTVARLSGTVLPYYLGPLDEEDSWSLFRKFAFKSIHNRENIELEEIGRRIVQRCGGLPLAIKSLAGLMGSKEKAREWLFFMEENIGNLPELENHFFSVLRLSYNHLPSHLKQCFAYCSIFPKNHKIYREKLIQLWIAEGFVRSGKGSRRPEDAANGYFMELIERSFFVQITRDEFGEIRDCRMHDLVHDLAQSVASVGCSILETGDSQVVSKELRHSSLVGKSETSTVPESLNEATNLRTLLLLSCKFDSNPKLLQNLVCLRVLDLSQSGIRKLSKAIGNLKHLRYLNLSHTHIKTLPESISNLRNLQTLELVDCYDFQEIPRAICELTNLRNLDFQSCPLLIHIPLGIGKLKFLQRLPVFLVNNMDGSAGLCELRSLELRERLEIKNLKFVKCAEDASEAKLHEKAGIISLALSWGEDTDSVTSVLDDILEKLRPTPHLKVLEITGYKGLTSPSWLRNQYLPNLVKLSLANCSCRKLPPLGDLPYLNDLSIRGMTEVHSIGDEFYGHGDSSSFPSLKQLELFDMPNLSEWKCRGKDKIESFSTVQESSSNWYNRSFPCLETLTVMGCSKLINLPSIPYLKSLALWNSSEQLLDSISNLTSLSTLLVFEFQLSQQPVFLLSETGFGSVTTLTIYDCGDLISRLNEKIRGFTSLKYLSVIHCHRLQSLPTEVGYLTTLQTLNIAHCQDLAHFPDTMSNLSSLEEVKITACPLLESLPQKMLDLPSSPKFIIQDCPKLQKFMEPFVTSRRSSGVTLTPNAREEIQQNICTPMCV
- the LOC113764576 gene encoding putative disease resistance protein RGA3 isoform X1 encodes the protein MADTVASPLLQLLSDRLYVLAGLPNSEILRKLRLTLARVQTLVQEAEMHSEDNEALKCWITEIKNAAYEADDLFDEYNLCTKRHKARGTFLLSFFIKHLIFGFRLGGKLEKIEKNLGSLLKTGAEFKRIIDAYTLKGPVEESHSARAQGVHRLSSSFMIDSDVVGREFDKENILSVLFESSDENQLTVIPIVGMGGVGKTTLAQLIYNDLYASGHFERKMWVSVGEDFDLIKIAKAIIEQINHEAKNLSSLEVLQETLRRSILQKRILLVLDDVWNEDSLKWSMMSRGFLGAALRGSAVVVTTRNTTVARLSGTVLPYYLGPLDEEDSWSLFRKFAFKSIHNRENIELEEIGRRIVQRCGGLPLAIKSLAGLMGSKEKAREWLFFMEENIGNLPELENHFFSVLRLSYNHLPSHLKQCFAYCSIFPKNHKIYREKLIQLWIAEGFVRSGKGSRRPEDAANGYFMELIERSFFVQITRDEFGEIRDCRMHDLVHDLAQSVASVGCSILETGDSQVVSKELRHSSLVGKSETSTVPESLNEATNLRTLLLLSCKFDSNPKLLQNLVCLRVLDLSQSGIRKLSKAIGNLKHLRYLNLSHTHIKTLPESISNLRNLQTLELVDCYDFQEIPRAICELTNLRNLDFQSCPLLIHIPLGIGKLKFLQRLPVFLVNNMDGSAGLCELRSLELRERLEIKNLKFVKCAEDASEAKLHEKAGIISLALSWGEDTDSVTSVLDDILEKLRPTPHLKVLEITGYKGLTSPSWLRNQYLPNLVKLSLANCSCRKLPPLGDLPYLNDLSIRGMTEVHSIGDEFYGHGDSSSFPSLKQLELFDMPNLSEWKCRGKDKIESFSTVQESSSNWYNRSFPCLETLTVMGCSKLINLPSIPYLKSLALWNSSEQLLDSISNLTSLSTLLVFEFQLSQQPVFLLSETGFGSVTTLTIYDCGDLISRLNEKIRGFTSLKYLSVIHCHRLQSLPTEVGYLTTLQTLNIAHCQDLAHFPDTMSNLSSLEEVKITACPLLESLPQKMLDLPSSPKFIIQDCPKLQKFMEPFVTSRRSSGVTLTPNAREEIQQNICTPMCV